The following proteins are co-located in the Williamwhitmania taraxaci genome:
- a CDS encoding YkgJ family cysteine cluster protein, which produces MLELESLKERADKEVAKTKLFFQRLKKRKPTKLDGIVQELHEEAFDRIDCLDCANCCKSISPSITDRDIDRMAKELRIRPSEVISRYLYLDSDGDYVYKCQPCPFLMADNYCSIYESRPKACREYPHTDRRKFDQLLDLTIKNTYVCPAAFHIVEQMKKHPGLL; this is translated from the coding sequence ATGCTCGAGTTAGAAAGTCTTAAGGAGCGCGCCGATAAGGAGGTTGCGAAAACGAAGTTATTCTTTCAACGGCTGAAAAAGCGTAAGCCGACAAAGCTCGATGGTATTGTGCAGGAGTTGCACGAGGAAGCCTTTGATCGGATTGATTGCTTGGATTGTGCCAACTGCTGTAAATCTATCAGTCCTAGCATTACTGACCGAGACATTGATCGTATGGCGAAGGAGTTACGCATTCGGCCCTCGGAGGTAATTAGCCGCTATCTCTACCTCGATAGCGATGGCGATTATGTGTATAAGTGTCAACCTTGCCCATTCTTGATGGCCGATAACTACTGCTCAATATACGAAAGCCGACCGAAAGCTTGCAGGGAATATCCCCATACTGATCGGCGTAAGTTCGATCAACTGTTGGATCTTACGATTAAGAATACATACGTTTGTCCTGCGGCGTTCCACATTGTGGAGCAAATGAAAAAGCACCCGGGATTGCTCTAG
- a CDS encoding diacylglycerol/lipid kinase family protein codes for MVTEKEKIVFIVNPVSGTGKRDKALKIIREKLSDRYNYKIVTTKFAGEATEIVNAYHKQGYTKVIAVGGDGTVNEVAKAVAGTALEMGILPTGSGNGLARHLGIPMNITKAIKVINNGNVINIDNGVINNHVFFCTSGVGFDALIGNRFAEASTRGLSTYAKITTKEYFAFREQQYTIVANGETLERSAFMVTFANASQYGNNAFIAPQANASDGMMDIVIVKKFPLYIAPIFAVRMFTKLINGSKYVETIRAKEAILYRKEAGYVHYDGEPGSMGAELKVSIVHASVRIMVP; via the coding sequence ATGGTGACCGAAAAAGAGAAGATTGTTTTTATAGTTAACCCGGTTTCGGGCACTGGTAAGCGCGACAAAGCGCTAAAAATCATCAGAGAGAAGCTTTCCGACCGCTACAATTACAAGATTGTGACCACAAAGTTTGCCGGCGAGGCCACTGAAATAGTAAATGCTTACCACAAGCAGGGTTACACCAAAGTAATTGCTGTAGGAGGTGATGGGACGGTTAACGAGGTAGCCAAAGCCGTGGCGGGAACTGCACTCGAAATGGGTATCCTCCCCACCGGTTCGGGCAATGGATTGGCTCGACACTTGGGAATCCCCATGAATATTACAAAGGCTATTAAAGTAATCAACAATGGGAATGTAATAAACATCGATAACGGGGTAATAAACAACCACGTTTTCTTCTGCACTTCCGGAGTTGGATTCGATGCGCTTATAGGCAATCGCTTTGCCGAGGCTAGCACACGTGGCCTATCAACCTACGCAAAAATCACCACCAAGGAGTATTTTGCCTTTAGGGAGCAACAGTATACTATCGTTGCAAATGGAGAAACGCTTGAGCGAAGCGCCTTTATGGTAACGTTTGCTAACGCTTCACAGTATGGCAACAACGCTTTTATTGCTCCACAGGCCAATGCCTCTGATGGGATGATGGATATTGTGATAGTTAAGAAATTCCCGCTCTACATAGCGCCTATCTTCGCCGTTAGGATGTTTACGAAGTTGATTAATGGTTCCAAATATGTAGAAACCATTAGAGCCAAGGAGGCGATACTCTACCGCAAGGAAGCCGGATACGTGCACTACGACGGCGAGCCAGGCAGCATGGGTGCCGAACTAAAGGTCTCTATTGTGCATGCTTCGGTACGTATCATGGTTCCCTAG
- the porQ gene encoding type IX secretion system protein PorQ — protein MRKKIGLTLVAISLLCSALMAQSGGEATYSFLRLPVSARASALGGEAVGLWDNDAGLVLQCPSLMNASTTKQLSLAYISYYADISYGSIGLVYDFGKLGTMAFGLSGINYGSFDAADEVGNITGSFRASEYFANISWARPINERFQFGASFKPVYSALESYVSYGFALDMGTTYHSTDSLFAATLMFRNAGTQVKTYTGEREPLPSEVVAGVSLKMRHAPFRILATFDQLQDMNVYFKRPEKNTDPFATGETTTKSQSAVERFGNEVLSHTTAGVEFNPLRGFYLRGGYSFRRRNELKLVDRPAMVGFSWGFGLKIRRLMFNYARSNYHISGGSNVFSVTVNLGERR, from the coding sequence ATGAGAAAGAAAATTGGGCTTACACTCGTTGCAATATCACTTCTATGTAGTGCTCTCATGGCACAAAGTGGAGGAGAAGCTACCTATTCGTTTTTGAGGCTACCAGTTTCGGCACGAGCCTCGGCTTTGGGCGGCGAGGCGGTGGGTCTTTGGGACAACGATGCTGGGCTGGTTCTTCAATGTCCATCACTTATGAACGCCTCCACTACCAAACAACTATCGCTCGCCTATATAAGCTACTATGCCGATATTAGCTATGGCAGCATTGGTTTGGTTTACGATTTTGGGAAGTTGGGCACCATGGCCTTTGGCTTGTCCGGGATCAATTACGGTAGTTTCGATGCTGCCGATGAAGTTGGAAATATCACGGGTAGCTTTCGCGCATCGGAGTACTTTGCAAACATATCTTGGGCCCGCCCAATTAACGAACGATTTCAGTTTGGGGCTTCCTTTAAGCCGGTTTACTCAGCCTTGGAGTCCTATGTATCCTATGGTTTTGCTCTCGATATGGGAACTACCTACCACTCCACTGATAGCCTTTTTGCTGCAACCCTTATGTTTCGCAATGCAGGAACACAGGTTAAAACCTATACCGGTGAGCGGGAGCCATTGCCTTCTGAGGTTGTTGCCGGTGTTTCCTTGAAAATGCGGCATGCTCCATTTCGGATTCTGGCCACTTTCGACCAGCTTCAGGATATGAATGTTTACTTCAAACGGCCCGAAAAAAACACTGATCCCTTTGCAACAGGCGAAACCACCACCAAAAGCCAATCGGCCGTGGAGCGTTTTGGAAACGAGGTTCTTTCGCATACCACCGCAGGCGTTGAGTTTAATCCCCTTCGTGGTTTTTACCTTCGTGGAGGTTATTCTTTTCGGCGACGCAACGAACTCAAGCTGGTTGATCGTCCGGCAATGGTTGGTTTTAGCTGGGGATTTGGACTTAAAATCCGAAGGCTGATGTTTAATTATGCTCGTTCCAACTACCATATTAGCGGTGGCTCCAACGTTTTCTCCGTTACCGTGAATCTTGGTGAGAGGAGATAG